In Brassica napus cultivar Da-Ae chromosome C2, Da-Ae, whole genome shotgun sequence, the sequence CCACTAGCGTTGAACAAATTTCCATAAAAACCAGGGCTTGCAGCATATATACCGAATCTGTGCactcattttgtttttttttcaacttttaaAACTTAACCTTAAATTTTATGAGAAACCAGACTGGGTGAATGTGAATCATATTAATATAGCCGTTTAATATGTGGTGGTATGGACCGCATGGTAGGAGCTAGGcctggacaaaaaaaaagggaaaccgaaatacccgaaaccggaaccggaccgAGACCCTCAAATAGTTCCTATATTtctatatccgaaataaccgatcCAAACCGAACAGAGAACTGAACggatacccgaatatataacaatattaattatatatacatatatataacatacctaaatatatatatatatatatatatatatatatatatatatatatatatatatatatataatttaaaagtcTATTAAAAGTACcgaaaactatttaaaaataactaaattattataaagtatccgaaCTATCCGAAAATATCCGAAAATATCCGATAGtattatccaaaatatccaaagtaatttgaaatatccaaattttttatctaaatcatcctaattttttttagtattttactcTAAATAATCGATATCttacccgaactatccgaactacccgaaccggaaccgaaaccAAATGAGAACGATTTTTTCgggtatttttttgttcttaattttactatctgaaccgaacccgaaactatccgaaccgaaaccaaaaaTATCTCAAGTAGTAAATGGATCCTTTAACCTCCTACCCGAACTaaccgatacccgaaatacccgaaatacccgaactgaaccgaaccgaaaggagtatatatatatcttgtctTTAACTAATGACGTAATTAATAAACCTTATCTCTACATTTATAAAGCCACTAGCGTTGAACAAATTTCCATAAAAACCAGGGCTTGCAGCATATACCCAATATGTGCActcattttgtttttcttctaacTTTTAAAACTTAACCTTAAATTTTATGACAAACCAGACTGGGTGAATCATATTAATATAGCCGTTTAATATGTGGTGGTATGGACCGCATGGTAGGAGCTAGGCctgagtaaaaaaaaacagaaccgaaccgaaatacccgaaactgGAACCGGACCGAAACCCTTAAATATCTGAACGGTTTCTATATTTCTACatctgaaataaccgaaccgaatccgaaccgaactgaGAACTGAACAGGTAccctaatattaaaaatattaattatatacacatataacatagctaaatatatatttataatttaaaaatctattaaaagtaccaaaaatatttgaaaataatgaaCTAAGTTATTATAAATTATCTGAACTTCCTGAAAGTATCtgaaactatccggatagtattatctaaaatatccaaagtaatctgaaatatctgaaatttttatctaaatcatcctaattttcaaaaaaattttaccctaaataaccgatattttacccgaattatccgaactacccgaaccggaaccgaaaccAAATGAGAACCAATTTTTTCGGGTATTTTCCAGTTCCTagttttactatccgaacccgaaactatctgaaccgaaccgaaccgaaaatatgTCAAGTAGTAAATGGATCCTGTAACCTCCTATCCGAAGTAACCAATACCTGAAATACtcaaactgaaccgaaccgaaacccgaaatGCCCATGCCTAGTAGGAGCATGCATTTTATAGTCATTCTCCCAAAACCACCGGTTAAAGCTAGTGTAGGGTttctaatttatgttttatggtGACCAAAAATCTTATCTTACATGACATCATTGACGATTACGCTCAAAAGTAGAGATTTAACACCACTTGGCATAAAATACCATCACCCAAGATGCGTTTCTATTTACTTGATTTACCCAGTCAAGTTTAATTTGTcccctttgttttcttttgtttgtttttcatgcAACCCATAGCATTATCgttaattaaaaaccaaaaacatataTTCTATCTGTTCCGTAAAGTTACATATTATAgagaaaaattttgtttcaaaaaaaaaatctatttttacatttaagatgcatgttttattaactaattgtaaactttaaaaaatttaattgcatttattagatttttattggtttaaaattatggaaaaatgataatcacaaaaatttatgcaaatttaatgttttattaaaatgtgtaaaAAGTCTAAAATATGTAACATCTTGAAACGAATGGAGTATCTCAAACTCCCttcgtttttaatataagtcgttttagagaaatttctacgttccaaattatatgacgctttcgattttctatgtaaaatttattaacacttaatgttatatggccaatgataatataccttttattttattattagttgatttgtggttaagtaaataattaatgatgtttttgtttaaaaaatataaaaaattaatgatttcttaatctatgtccACAATTataaaacgatttatattaaaaaatggaGGGAGTAATATATAGTGAAGATTAATTAATGCTCACTGCCTAATtgaaaaagaaacaacaaaactTAGGCCGTGAAAAAGTTTTGAAGTATCCAACCAAAAGAAGTTGCAACAATCGTCAAGGAAAACCATACAATATCATATGATACAAATAACGCAGCATTTATATTTGGGCAATTCTCCATAATAGCACTTTTGAAGTTTTTGTCTCCAAAATAGCATCAGaaagagaaagtcacaaaaatgacattcattaatgGGCAAAATGTCTCTAATAcccttgttttaaaattaattaaacaaacaggaaaaaaaaaaaatcagaaccgCCTCTCTCTCACGCGACGCGACGGCGATTCTTCTTCTCGATCTCTTCGACGCGATGCGACGGCGGCGACGCTCTCCGATTTCGTTTTATCATTTCCGGTGATCATCTCACGAAGATTCGACTCTCCAAGGTATGATTCCTCTTCTTAGGGTTTTCTATTTGGGGATTTCGATTTGTTGTTTGAATATTTGATGTTCCGAGTTCTTTTTGTTGATAATTTGTTCCGATTTGATATTGCTTCAAAGCTGAATGGTGTGTGTTGTTCTTCGTTTTGTTATAGTTCTCTTGTTAATctaaaatttttagaatttcATAGTTaagaacacacacaaaaattgTAGCTTTTTCTTATGCATTAATCGTtattatcaatggtttatgaagaaaaaatacaattttacttTGTGTTTTCGACTTGAAATTTACTTTGTGTTTTGAATGTTTTATGTTCCTATTTCTTCTCTTATCAAGCTTTAACTGTTTCATATTCAGATTTTTTATTGAGTCTTATTGTGTCATTTTGTTAGATTAGGTGATATGATACCGTTTCAAACCTctgttttgatgttttaattctCTTGTTCCTCTAAAATCAGGTTAGCAGTTGTTAGATTATAGTATCTTAAACTGAGTTGTGTAGTGAATTAGTCGTTAGTAGGGATGCGTTTGAAATGAGATTAACTTTGCTCATTAGGAGAATTTTGTACAATTATGTTGATGCCATCTTGAGTCGAAACTGGTGAAAGTTGTAGCTCTTTCATTATGTCTTGATCTATTACACTACTCTTTGGTTGGTAGGCTCATGATTTCATTCATGACCATGTTGGTTGTTTGTTTATGATGTTTCTTTGATATTTCGAGCTCTTTTTGTTGCTAATTTGATTTCCGGAAGTTTGAAATTGTTTTCAGGATATCTTTCCTGATTGGTTTCCATATGCTATTGTAAGATTTGTTTATGTTctttgggtttcattttttgTCGTAGCTTGCGTCTAGGACTCCAATAAACGGAAAGGGAGTGGTTATCTTCAAGTATCCATCTAATCTAACCGTTGCCTTGGTTTACCTTTCTGCTGCCTTTCTCCTTGCATGCATCGTAGCTGGTCTGTTCTCAAGTCTGTCTTGTTCAAAAAGCACCAGCTTCTTTGTCATCATCATTGGGAACACAAGCTTTTGAGGTAATGGATTCTGTTCTTTTCAACATAAAGTTGATTCTGTTGATTATGTGGGATTTGCTTGTATCCGTGAGTGTTTTGCTTGTGAAAACTtgtggaattttttttatcttttatcttcTGGAAGGCGTTTCGTAGTTTCAGGATAGCTTTCCAGAAAATCCGATAGTTTTATGTGCTAGAAATTTAAGTTCAATGTTTTTCTCAATGTGTATCTCATACAGTTTCTTGTTGTCTTATAGGATGATCCAAACACTTGGACTTATGTTTCTCCTCCAAATTTGACAAAAAGAGTATATGCTCGTTCTTGTTCtccctttttttgttttaggaAGAATTTGTAGATATTCAGGAATGTCTTCCTGATTTTGATTTCTACTTTGCATATTCATTTATGATGTTTGTTCAACTCTATTGAATGTTGAATTTAATTTGTTTAGCTTAGCTTTCCTAATCGAAAAGTTGAATTTGATTTGTTTGGTATTCTTTCCTATTAACCCGAGAAGCTTGCGTTTATTTCCAGCGAAGCAAATATCCTTAAGTTGTTGGAGCTCAAAGCAAAGGCTTTTGAATTGTGGGAAAACAAAGTTGTTGGAGCTCAAATATTCTCTGACATAAACCATCTCTTTGAGGTATGTTGCAGATTCAAGCTTCTTTGTGAGTGATCTCGTTGTCTACTGCTTCTTGCTTGTGTATAGGCTTGGTGAAATCCGAGAGTTCACGAGTGTGTGGTTTTAGTTCGTGTTGCTTTAGAATTTGGGTCTGAGGTATGAGGTATTGATAGAGTTATACATATTTAGGATTGCCTTcttaatttttcttgttttaccaTCAAAAATGACTTATATCTTTCCTAATTCGTGTTGCTTTTGAATTTGGGTCTGAGGTATTGATAGAGTTGCATTGATAATGGATAGGATTGTGAAAGTAtgtgtgtgtttctttttctcAATTCAGGAAGGGTTTGTATTGTTtcaggaaagccttccagaaaagtttgaaattttttttctccttgTTTACGCAGGATAGAAACAAATGGGAAATTCATTACCTCTCACACTAACTCTGCCTGAGCTCAAGTACCCTATTGGTTCAGAgccaaaggaaaaaaatgtgTCAATAAACCAACATTCAACCTCGATGTATATCTCCATTGTTGAGAGTATTCTAACAGCAGATGAGATTGAGAGAGTACGAGGGTTTTTGGGACCTGTAATGAGGCTCAGTGGGAGGAGTGAAATGAATTTATCAGGAAAGACTGTCTACGGTATTCTCACAAGAAGCATCGTTACTGTCAAAAAGAATGAAGCTTGGTTCCATTTCGCTGGTCAGCCAATGAAGTTCTCTATAAGAGAATTTCATATGGTGACCGGTTTGAAATGTAATGGTGAAGTAGAAGGACCACGAGGGGAATATGAGTGGGACTTGCTAAAGGGGCGTACTCATAAGTTAAGCGACGTGTTGAACCAGCTCAAAAGACAAGAGTAGATGCTTCTGATGAGAGAGTTTGCCTCGCAATGCTCCTCCTGGTAGAGAGCATAATGCTGCCGAAGAACAACAAAGGGACTTTCCCTTTGGAGTATGTCAACAAAGCAAAGGATATGATGTATCCATGGGGAAGAGACGCTTACCTGATGCTCCTGAGTTCAATTCAAAAAGCTGTCGCAAACCACGTGGAGGATACTTCAAAATTCGagttgcaaggttatcctctagTATTCCATCTTTGGATACTAGAGTCCATTCCCTTGCTACGAGATAAGTTCAGTAATTGGGCACCGACTGTTGATGTTCCTAGACCGATTTACTTGTGTGAGAAATACATTGAGCTAAAAAATCCATCACTTGAACGGGTTTTACAGATTGAAACTCataaaaaggtaattttttacAGTGACCTTGTTTTGATATCTTTCTCTGTTTATTTcgcttcttctttttaaaaacttattctcattggtttctctttttttatgcTTTCAGCTGAAGGTCACATGCATCCTACCTCCTATTCCTCATGATCCAGAAGATGATGTCTCCATGGAAGAAGAACATAGTGACGAGTTGGAATCTGTGAAAGATATATCCAAGAAAGGGTACAAGTTTAAAGCCGATGATTGGAAAAATAGGTCTGTAGACACATTGGACACATTGGGTGCTCTTATTCATATGACAATTCATATGACGGAAAATGTGGAGACTAGCCAAGCTTCTGCTTCGATTGAGGATGACTCAGAAAATACCAAACTGAACAAGATCATCGAGTTAATGATGGAGAATGCCAAGAGCATGAAGGATCGAATGTCCTTACTGGAAGCAGAGAACATGGAGCTTAGAGCCCGTGTGTCAGAGTTGGAAGGAAACCAGAATGTTGCTCCACACACTCAGACTCCAGTTTTTCCCACTAATGTGACACAACAGGTAAATTCTCAAAAAATCTGGTTTTACAAAAGATCattgagttttgaagtaatgTTTGGAAGCTTTTGAACACACTTAGGATGACCTTTCCTGATTTTTTGCAGACTGAGAGAGAGCCATTTAATGAGACCCCTTCCCTTCAGACTCAAGAATTCTCTCCTAATTTGCTACGAGAGGTATATGCTCAAGATATTGTTTTGcattttgagttttgaagtaatatttggaaGCTTTTGAACACACTTGGGATGACTTTTCCTGATTTTTTGCAGACTGGGAGAGAGCCATTTAATGAGACCCCTTCCCTTCAGACTCAAGAATTCTCTCCTAATTTGCCACGAGAGGTATATGCTCAagatattgttttacattttgagttttgaagtaatgTTTGGAAGCTTTTGTGCACACTTGTGATGACCTTTCCTGATtttttgaagactgggagagagCCATTTAATGAGACCCCTTCCCTTCAGACTCAAGAATTCTCTCCTAATTTACCACGAGAGGTATATGCTCAagatattgttttacattttgagttttgaagtaatgTTTGGAAGCTTTTGTGCACATTTGGGATGACCTTTCCTGAATTTTGCAGAGTGGGAGAGAGCCATTGAATGAGACGCCTTCCCTTTAGACTCAAGAATTCTCTCCTAATTTGACACCATAGGTATATGctcaaaaatattgatttacacTTGGAGTATACAAGTAGCTTTGTAAGCTTTTGTACATGATGTTAGGatttttcaaggctcctaagacaaatgttgtagtataaaagattgtcgaaccagttctgagggatatcaaagcaccgagaatgcaagtactcacttaatctaagtgcaaccaatgatttagatgggttttaaactactactaatactagaaagcaattacagaatgatactttttgactaagggaaaagagaattcatgggcatagggattagaccttgggtgatcaagaaTCGAACTAGGGATGGCAAATGAttaatcaaactatcgaccttaagcctagacacaattctaagcaagctctatgtctaaatgaatgctcatttgctaacatatctcaaacatcaaatgtctttggttgaataatgtgaaagcaatcattactaacaagtctattagctatcttagcacctttaacaacaaatgtctttggcaaagtatactaaaagcctaggagagttgtctcaggcatttcatcaaacaccttttgggtgggaaatgcctattgatcaacttttgagtggccaactcagaagatgcattatgaatactctactagcaaggaacaagaatgatctacactaaaacatcctagaactaacctaatcacccttgatctccctaacccatgaattcaaaaggtgattactcactaatctccatgattcctcttaaacccatattggatttcagattaatcatgtagaggaatagataagaaatcaacaagaacacaagatgaaagcaatgaaatctgaatcaaaagaagttttactagttgttctccGAAAAGAGATATCTGCCTCTGGTGGCTACCaa encodes:
- the LOC125582239 gene encoding uncharacterized protein LOC125582239, whose translation is MGNSLPLTLTLPELKYPIGSEPKEKNVSINQHSTSMYISIVESILTADEIERVRGFLGPVMRLSGRSEMNLSGKTVYGILTRSIVTVKKNEAWFHFAGQPMKFSIREFHMVTGLKCNGEVEGPRGEYEWDLLKGRTHKLSDVLNQLKRQE